The genomic segment TGTGTTGCCTGACGGGAAATTCGCAGTGGATGCAGGTGGTCGTCGCTTGAAGGCGCTCAAGCAGCTGGCAATTGATGGTATCATCCCGAACGATCATCCTGTCTCGTGTTTGGTCGAAGATGAGCAAAACGCGATTGTCACTTCGACAACGGAAAATCTCCAGCGCGCGGCCATGCATCCTGCAGACCAATTCGAAGCATTTGCGCAGATGATCGCCGAGGGCCGCAAAGAAGACGACATTGCACTAAAGTTTGGCGTCAGTGTTGATCTGGTGCGCCGTCGTCTCAAATTGGCCCGTATCGCGCCAGAACTTATCGAGCAATTCCGCGCCGGTGAGCTGACACTGGAATGCGTCATGGCGTTCACCTTGACCGATGATCATGATCGTCAATTGACGGTCTGGAACGCAGTCAAAGACAGCTATCACATTCATCCGCAGTCCATCAAACGTCAGCTGACCGAGACGGCACATTCTGCCAGTTCAAGCATCGGGCGCTTTGTCGGCATTGAGGCCTATGAAGCGGCAGGTGGTGTCCTGTTACGTGACCTTTTCGACGATAATGCGGCAGCCCATATGGAAAACCCTGAGCTTCTGGAACGTCTTGCGGTCGAAAAGCTTCAAGACGCGGCAAAAGTATACGAAGCAGATTGGAAGTGGGTCGAAGTGCACTTGTCCATCGATTACGGTGCCTTCCGGAGTTTTGGGCGCGTCTATCCACAAGACATTGAACCTGATGCTGACCTGCTGGCCGAAGAGAATGCTCTGATGGCACGAGAAGAAGAACTGGCAGCGGCTAGTGACGGTGCAGATTGGACGGATGCCGAGGCAGATGAATATAACGCCATTGAGCCGCGGCTGCGCGAAATCGAAGCCCTGCAGAAGGCGCGTCAGCCCTACGCAACTGCGGATCAGGCGATCGCAGGGTGCGTCGTCACGATTGGTCATGACGGCGCATTGCGGGTCGAGAAGGGTTTGGTGCGTCCTGAGGACATTCCCGTCGCTGCGGAGCAGACTGAAGATCCCGTAGATGGTGATGCGGAGATTATTGTTACCCGCCCGAATGTGACCCTTCCGACGTCCTCAGCACCCGTTCCAGTCTCGGACCCGGCGACAACGCTGCGCAAAGCAGATGGTATCTCAGCAAGTCTGGCAGATGACCTGCGTGCTTCGCGTCAGCATATTCTGCGCGCGCATTTGGCTGCAGATTATGACGTGGCCTTTGATGCGATGCTCTATGCATTGTGTGAACAGGCATTGTCACGTTCCTACGGAACAGAGGCGCTCAATATCTCAATCAGTCCGTTCCTGGCCCAAAACCGTGAGACCCTGCACGTCGACACGGTCGCACAAAAGATGCTTGATGCGCTGGAGCAGGATCTTGCGATCGAGTGGATGGAGCTGGAAAAACCAGACGACTTTCGAGCGATGTCCGCGCTTCCCCGGCCCCAGAAGCAAGCCTTGTTCGCTTGGGCCGTGGGTCTGGCGATCAAGCCGCAGCTTCTGTCAGACAACCACCCTACCCCGATCATCGAGGAAATTGGTGCGCGTTTGGACGTCGATGTTGCAGCCTGTTGGCGCCCGACAGCTTCGACATACTGGGGGCGGGTCAACAAAGGTCACGCGGTCTCAATGGCCCGTAAACTTGTCGGCGACGATTATGCCGAGGAACGCAGCAGAGAACGCAAAGGCGATATTGCGGCCGCGATGGAACGTGCATTCGCTGAGAATGCCGCCGAAACGGAAGGCTTTGACGCAGTGGTTGCCTCCAAAACGGCCCGCTGGCTTCCTGATGGTATGGCATTCAAGGGTGCCGATGATCTGGTGGAGACGTCCAGTTCGCCAAGTCCGTCAGACGTTGATGAAGCGGAAGATGACGGTGAAACAGACTCAGATGTTGAAGATACTGCGCCAGATGCGCTGCCAGCTTTCTTGAGCGAAACAGCAGCTTAGTCCAGCACTTTCAGACAGCAGTATCTATTTGGGCCGTCCTTGCAAAAAGGGCGGCCCTTTCCGACTGGCGGGTGCCCCAGGCTGAAATTGGTTCAGCTCGCCTGCACGGAGACGACCCATGACTACTGTATTGCAAAACAACCCTACGACCGAGGCCGCACTGATCGCAGCCCAAAACGATGCATTCCGCAAATCGATCATGTTCTTCAACGATGCTGAAGACACGCCCAAAGGTCAGTTTGTGATGACTTCCGGTGTCGCAGCCTTGGGTCCGGACGCACGTCTGGCCGCCACGCGCCAAGTGGCAGCGTTTGAGGCGTTCACGCCCGACAATGACCCCCACGGCTGGCATGAGTTTGGCGCGGTTGAGGTCTTTGGCACAACGATCTGGTTTAAAGTGGATTTGTATGACGTCAATTATGAAATGGGCTCAGATGTGCCAACTGATCCGGAACAGACGCGCCGCGTTCTGACGTTGCTTCTGCCATCAGAATACTGACGTCCCTTCCCTCCTGTTAATCAAATTTTAGGCCGCTCTCTGATTGAGGGCGGCCTTTTCCTGCTGGCGGACTTCAACGCACGAGATTGTCTCAGCAGCCGTCATAGGAGGCCACAAAATGGCACAAACACGCGACTACAAGATCACCCTATATCCAGCGCATCGCGAAGGCGCTTTTGTCGTGACGAAGTTCACGATGATGGACAGCTACCCCGAAAAACGGCTTCAAGCTGCGGGAATGGACGACCTCATCGCGCAGGTCACCCATTTTGCGATGGAGCATGGCGAAGGCTGCCGTGCGTCCGTGCGGTGCCTCGCGGCCAGAAAGCCGCCGGGCTTCAAGAAGGCGACCGAGGATCTCTATTTCAACCTCGAGGACCGCACCGCTGAGAAGTTCAGTCGTCCAGCCGCCTGACATCCCCAAACCCACAAGTACAGGCGATCCGGATAAGCTGGATCGCCTCCTTTTCCTGCTTTCAGACATTGGAGACACGACATGAATGCACATCCCAAAACGGCTGCGCTTACCGACACTATTTACGCAAAACCGCCCTCATCTGAGACGGCGCATCGCCTAGTTGCCGCGGCAAACAGCCTTCTGCAGCATTTCGAAACTGGCAAACCCATCGATGCCAAAACGCTTCGTACGACGATGGAGGATGCCTTCAGCGCAAGTGACACAAACGGCGCATGGGTCTGGAAGGACGCCTATGATGCCGTCGAGATCGCCCAGATCATGATGATTGCGCGCTACGGCGCATTGATGCGAAAGCAGGCCGCCTCCCCTGCCCAGTTTCTCAGCATGGTTGAACGCCTTTCCGCGCTTGCGCCCTCACACACGCGCCGTTCTGAAGACAGTGTCCGTCTGCAACAGTTCTCGACTCCCCTGCCCCTCGCAGCGATTGTTGCTGAGGCCGCAGGGTTTCGCGCAACTGACCTCGTTCTTGAGCCGTCTGCGGGTACCGGCATGCTTGCCGTATTCGGGCAGATTGCTGGCGCAGTCATCGCCCTCAACGAACTGGCTGAGGTACGACGCGGTGTGCTGAGGTCGCTCTTTGCTAATGCTCTGGTTTCTGGACACGATGCCGCGTCCATCGACGACAGGCTTAATCGTGCGATTACACCTTCTGTCATCGTCATGAACCCGCCCTTCTCTGCCGCCCAACATGTCGACGGCAAGTTCCGCAAAGCAACCAGTCAGCACGTTCTGTCAGCTTTGGCACGCCTTGCCCCCGCTGGACGCCTCGTTGTGATCACAGGCGAAAGCTTCGCACCCAAAACCAAAAGCCATGAGTCGACCTTCAGAAGCATTGGCGAAGTCGCCGACGTTGTCTTTTCGGCAGCCATTGCTGGCAAGGTATTTGCGCGGCACGGGACGAGTATCGATACACGTCTTACGGTCATCGACAAACGATCCGCTGGCGAGGACGTGGCATTGACTGACGCAGAAGATGTCTATCATCCGCTCTGCGAAACCACAGGTGATCTGTTGGCCGCTGTTTTGGCCAATTGCCCGGAACGGCCCAGTGTGATGCCCCCCTGCCCCACTGGCGTGCGTCAGACCGCTGCAAAACCTGCGACACGGCTCAATCTGCACGCGCTGCGCGCTGCTGCTCGCCAGGAAACCCGTGATCTCGCTGCAGAGCGCGCCAAGCATCCGTTCGACAGCGTTGATGCGTGTCCGCTTGTGTATGAACCAAAGGACTGGACCGATCCCCAAGGCTCGTTGCAGGACACGGTGTACGAGGATTATATACTACAAGCCTTCGAGATTGAGGGTGCTGCCACCCATCCAACGTCACTGGTGCAGTCCGCAGCTATGGCGTCTGTCCCGCCGCCGCTGCCTACCTATCAACCCCTCCTTCCCACTTTATTGAAGCGTGATGGTGTTTTATCGGCGCCGCAGCTTGAGAGCGTCATTTATGCGGGCCACGCCCATGCTTGTCATCTGAAGGGTTGGTTCAAGCCAAGTGAGATTGCCGGTCAGCTGGTTGCCGCGGCTGAAACCGATGAAGGTGCCTTTCGCCTGCGCAAGGGCTGGTTCCTTGGGGATGGCACTGGCTGTGGCAAAGGACGGCAAGTCGCCGGCATCATCGTCGACAATTGGCTGAACGGCCGGAAGCGTGCGGTCTGGGTCTCAAAGAGCGATAAGCTCATTGAGGACGCCAAACGCGACTGGATGGCTCTGGGTGGGCGTGAGAGCGATATTGTCCCGCTGTCGAAGTTTCGCCAAGGCAGCGATATCCGACTAGCTGAGGGCATCTTGTTTGTCACCTATGCGACGTTGCGCTCCGCAGAGCGCGAAGGCAAAGCCTCTCGCCTTGATCAGGTGGTCACATGGCTCGGTGAAGGTTTTGACGGAGTCATCGCATTCGATGAAAGCCACGCCATGGCGAATGCCGCTGGTGAGAAATCAGCACGCGGTGACAAGAAGGCATCACAGCAAGGTCTTGCGGGGCTGGCATTGCAGAACGCCGTTCCTGACGCGCGCATCCTCTACGCTTCCGCCACTGGCGCGACCGTTGTCGGCAATCTCGCCTATGCATCCCGTCTTGGCCTGTGGGGCACAGGCGATTTTCCCTTTGTGACCCAAGCCGAATTCGTGTCCTCCATGGAAGCGGGTGGCATTGCGGCGATGGAGATGATTTCGCGCGACCTCAAAGCCTTGGGGCTCTATCTCGCGCGGTCGCTGTCCTATGCTGGTGTGGAATACGACATGCTGGTTCATGATCTGACGCCAGCCCAGGTCGCAATCTATGACAGCTATGCGGACGCGTTTCAGATCATTCACAACAATCTTGAAGCAGCGCTGGAAGCTTCAGGCATCTCGTCCGAGGGCGGCACATTGAACCCGCAAGCGAAATCCGCAGCGCGATCAGCGTTTGAAAGCAATAAGCAGCGCTTTTTCAATCACTTAATCACAGCCATGAAGTGCCCGTCTCTGATCAAAGCCATTGAGGGAGACCTCGCAGCAGGTCATGCCGCTGTCGTGCAAGTCGTCTCAACCAGCGAAGCGCTGATGGAACGTCGTCTCGATGGCATCCCCCCTTCTGAGTGGCATGATCTACAGGTCGACATCACACCAAGGGAATACGTCATGGATTATCTGGCCCATTCCTTCCCGACACAGTTGTTTGAGCCCTACACCGATGAAAACGGGGATCTGCGATCCCGTCCCGCGGTGGATGCGAGGGGCACGCCAATCATATGCCGTGAGGCCGAACAGCGGCGGGATGATCTGATCGAGCATCTTGGCGCATTGGCACCTGTGCAAGGAGCGCTGGATCAGATCCTATGGCATTTCAGCGGGGATGTGGTGGCAGAAGTCACAGGACGCAAGCGCCGGATTGTGCGGACGTTTGAGGGGCGCCTGAAGGTCGAGAATAGACCTGCCTCCTCCAACCTCGGCGAAACCCAAGCCTTCATGGATGATACCAAGCGCATCCTGGTCTTTTCAGACGCAGGTGGCACCGGGCGCTCGTATCACGCGGATCTTGGTGCGAAGAACCAGCGGTTGCGCGTGCACTATCTGCTGGAGCCGGGCTGGAAGGCTGACAACGCGATTCAAGGTCTAGGACGCACCAACAGGACCAATCAAGCGCTGCCGCCCTTGTTTCGCCCCGTTGCCACAAACGTCAAAGGCGAGAAGCGATTTTTGTCCACAATTGCCCGACGCCTCGACACGCTTGGTGCGATTACAAAGGGCCAACGTGAGACCGGCGGACAGAACATGTTCC from the Sulfitobacter indolifex genome contains:
- a CDS encoding ParB/RepB/Spo0J family partition protein, which translates into the protein MAKSQTKAKITKPPVATKTADAATTAIAMTQDLRMIPLDQLELSQLNVRKVAASATDDAELLASIRENGIKQNLVVHVLPDGKFAVDAGGRRLKALKQLAIDGIIPNDHPVSCLVEDEQNAIVTSTTENLQRAAMHPADQFEAFAQMIAEGRKEDDIALKFGVSVDLVRRRLKLARIAPELIEQFRAGELTLECVMAFTLTDDHDRQLTVWNAVKDSYHIHPQSIKRQLTETAHSASSSIGRFVGIEAYEAAGGVLLRDLFDDNAAAHMENPELLERLAVEKLQDAAKVYEADWKWVEVHLSIDYGAFRSFGRVYPQDIEPDADLLAEENALMAREEELAAASDGADWTDAEADEYNAIEPRLREIEALQKARQPYATADQAIAGCVVTIGHDGALRVEKGLVRPEDIPVAAEQTEDPVDGDAEIIVTRPNVTLPTSSAPVPVSDPATTLRKADGISASLADDLRASRQHILRAHLAADYDVAFDAMLYALCEQALSRSYGTEALNISISPFLAQNRETLHVDTVAQKMLDALEQDLAIEWMELEKPDDFRAMSALPRPQKQALFAWAVGLAIKPQLLSDNHPTPIIEEIGARLDVDVAACWRPTASTYWGRVNKGHAVSMARKLVGDDYAEERSRERKGDIAAAMERAFAENAAETEGFDAVVASKTARWLPDGMAFKGADDLVETSSSPSPSDVDEAEDDGETDSDVEDTAPDALPAFLSETAA
- a CDS encoding DUF3768 domain-containing protein, coding for MTTVLQNNPTTEAALIAAQNDAFRKSIMFFNDAEDTPKGQFVMTSGVAALGPDARLAATRQVAAFEAFTPDNDPHGWHEFGAVEVFGTTIWFKVDLYDVNYEMGSDVPTDPEQTRRVLTLLLPSEY
- a CDS encoding strawberry notch-like NTP hydrolase domain-containing protein is translated as MNAHPKTAALTDTIYAKPPSSETAHRLVAAANSLLQHFETGKPIDAKTLRTTMEDAFSASDTNGAWVWKDAYDAVEIAQIMMIARYGALMRKQAASPAQFLSMVERLSALAPSHTRRSEDSVRLQQFSTPLPLAAIVAEAAGFRATDLVLEPSAGTGMLAVFGQIAGAVIALNELAEVRRGVLRSLFANALVSGHDAASIDDRLNRAITPSVIVMNPPFSAAQHVDGKFRKATSQHVLSALARLAPAGRLVVITGESFAPKTKSHESTFRSIGEVADVVFSAAIAGKVFARHGTSIDTRLTVIDKRSAGEDVALTDAEDVYHPLCETTGDLLAAVLANCPERPSVMPPCPTGVRQTAAKPATRLNLHALRAAARQETRDLAAERAKHPFDSVDACPLVYEPKDWTDPQGSLQDTVYEDYILQAFEIEGAATHPTSLVQSAAMASVPPPLPTYQPLLPTLLKRDGVLSAPQLESVIYAGHAHACHLKGWFKPSEIAGQLVAAAETDEGAFRLRKGWFLGDGTGCGKGRQVAGIIVDNWLNGRKRAVWVSKSDKLIEDAKRDWMALGGRESDIVPLSKFRQGSDIRLAEGILFVTYATLRSAEREGKASRLDQVVTWLGEGFDGVIAFDESHAMANAAGEKSARGDKKASQQGLAGLALQNAVPDARILYASATGATVVGNLAYASRLGLWGTGDFPFVTQAEFVSSMEAGGIAAMEMISRDLKALGLYLARSLSYAGVEYDMLVHDLTPAQVAIYDSYADAFQIIHNNLEAALEASGISSEGGTLNPQAKSAARSAFESNKQRFFNHLITAMKCPSLIKAIEGDLAAGHAAVVQVVSTSEALMERRLDGIPPSEWHDLQVDITPREYVMDYLAHSFPTQLFEPYTDENGDLRSRPAVDARGTPIICREAEQRRDDLIEHLGALAPVQGALDQILWHFSGDVVAEVTGRKRRIVRTFEGRLKVENRPASSNLGETQAFMDDTKRILVFSDAGGTGRSYHADLGAKNQRLRVHYLLEPGWKADNAIQGLGRTNRTNQALPPLFRPVATNVKGEKRFLSTIARRLDTLGAITKGQRETGGQNMFRAEDNLESPYARAALRQFFYKLRAGKIDACSFARFQEVTGLTLDDADGCMREVLPPIQQFLNRCLALKIGMQDAIFDAFGELLSAIIEDARQAGTLDVGLETLRAERFVIVDRKVIFEHEATAATATALTIERTDRNEPLTLTKAKSICARTPNAKLCWNANSKRAGLMTQAPAYMDEDGVPIRRIKLLRPMTYDLFELGEFNMSNWQEVDDTTFEQVWQAEVDAVPEFTTSKITLICGLLLPIWDRLPAENMRIYRLQTEDGERAIGRLVSQEQLINVYARLGLDNDIQMEPDEVLRAVMETRATLNLVNGFQLRRSLVMGQPRLEVIGATGAMLAELKTMGCFTEVIQWKTRVFLPSENTDALTALLARFPVGIAVGDTAQ